From Aristaeella lactis, the proteins below share one genomic window:
- the metG gene encoding methionine--tRNA ligase, translated as MSESKKTFYITTPIYYPSGNMTIGHTYTTVAADTMTRFKKMQGYDTYFLTGTDEHGQKIEKKAAEAGVTPIEYVDKIVAETQDLWKLMDIQYDDFIRTTEERHTKVVQKIFRQFYEQGDIYKAEYEGMYCTPCESFWTPTQLVEKDGVKVCPDCGRPCQPMKEESYFFKMSKYQDWLIDYIETHPDFIQPAKRANEMLTNFLRPGLQDLCVSRTSVKWGIPVDFDDKHTVYVWIDALSNYITALGYGTDHDELYKKYWPADIHLVGKEIVRFHTIYWPIMLHALGLPLPKQVFGHGWLLFGADRMSKSKGNVVYPGPIVARYGVDPLRYYLMREMPFGADGNYTNESFLTRMNADLANDLGNLVSRTVAMIEKYFDGVLPAWTDAVDPELDAPLKEHCAALPKLVDEQMDKLQFSQALAEVWKVIGECNKYIDLTQPWVLGKDPEKKDRLANVMLTLAECVRFAAVLIGPFMPSTPARIFAQLGVNDEALKSWDSLKTFGILPAGTKVQKGEALFPRIDVNKELEALAGGKEEKKDAKAEEKQQKKEQKAEKKAEKKHDEPEYPAEIDINDFFKCKIQVARVLECEKVEKSTKLLKFRLGLGKDGERTVVSGIQKWYEPETLVGTQVAVITNLKTAKLAGIESQGMILSALDDNGNLRLVSVGEGVEDGALIG; from the coding sequence ATGAGTGAGAGCAAAAAGACGTTCTACATCACTACGCCGATCTATTATCCATCCGGCAACATGACCATCGGCCACACCTACACTACAGTGGCTGCTGATACCATGACCCGGTTCAAGAAGATGCAGGGCTATGATACATATTTCCTGACCGGTACGGACGAACATGGCCAGAAGATCGAGAAGAAGGCGGCGGAAGCCGGCGTGACCCCGATCGAATACGTGGACAAGATCGTCGCGGAAACGCAGGATCTCTGGAAACTCATGGACATTCAGTACGACGATTTCATCCGCACCACCGAGGAACGGCATACCAAGGTGGTACAGAAGATCTTCCGCCAGTTCTATGAGCAGGGCGATATCTACAAGGCCGAGTACGAGGGAATGTACTGCACTCCCTGCGAAAGCTTCTGGACGCCCACCCAGCTGGTGGAAAAGGACGGCGTGAAGGTCTGTCCCGACTGCGGACGTCCCTGCCAGCCCATGAAGGAAGAAAGCTATTTCTTCAAGATGAGCAAATACCAGGACTGGCTGATCGACTATATCGAGACCCATCCTGACTTCATCCAGCCGGCGAAACGGGCCAACGAAATGCTGACCAACTTCCTGCGCCCGGGCCTTCAGGACCTGTGCGTGAGCCGTACCAGCGTGAAGTGGGGCATTCCGGTGGACTTTGATGACAAGCATACCGTGTACGTCTGGATCGACGCGCTGAGCAACTACATCACTGCCCTGGGGTACGGAACGGATCATGACGAACTGTACAAAAAGTACTGGCCGGCGGATATCCACCTGGTAGGCAAGGAGATCGTGCGTTTCCACACGATCTACTGGCCGATCATGCTGCATGCCCTGGGCCTGCCCCTGCCGAAGCAGGTATTCGGCCATGGCTGGCTGCTCTTCGGCGCCGACCGGATGAGCAAGTCCAAGGGCAACGTGGTTTATCCCGGCCCCATCGTGGCCCGCTACGGCGTGGATCCGCTCCGCTATTACCTGATGAGGGAAATGCCTTTCGGCGCGGACGGCAACTACACCAATGAATCCTTCCTGACCCGCATGAACGCGGACCTGGCCAACGACTTGGGCAACCTGGTCAGCCGGACCGTTGCCATGATCGAGAAGTACTTCGACGGCGTGCTGCCCGCCTGGACCGATGCTGTTGATCCGGAACTGGATGCGCCCCTGAAGGAGCACTGTGCCGCCCTGCCGAAGCTGGTGGACGAGCAGATGGACAAGCTGCAGTTCTCCCAGGCCCTGGCAGAGGTCTGGAAGGTGATCGGCGAGTGCAACAAGTATATCGACCTGACCCAGCCCTGGGTGCTGGGCAAGGATCCGGAGAAGAAGGACCGGCTGGCCAACGTGATGCTGACCCTGGCGGAATGCGTACGTTTTGCCGCCGTGCTGATCGGACCCTTCATGCCCTCCACGCCCGCCCGCATTTTCGCCCAGCTGGGTGTGAATGACGAAGCCCTGAAGAGCTGGGACAGCCTGAAGACCTTCGGCATACTGCCTGCCGGCACCAAGGTGCAGAAGGGCGAGGCACTGTTCCCCCGCATTGACGTGAACAAGGAGCTGGAAGCCCTGGCCGGTGGCAAGGAAGAGAAGAAGGACGCCAAGGCTGAGGAGAAACAGCAGAAGAAGGAACAGAAGGCCGAAAAGAAGGCTGAGAAGAAGCACGATGAACCGGAATATCCGGCGGAGATCGATATCAACGATTTCTTCAAGTGCAAGATCCAGGTAGCCCGCGTGCTGGAATGCGAAAAGGTGGAGAAGAGCACCAAGCTGCTGAAGTTCCGCCTGGGCCTGGGCAAGGACGGGGAACGTACTGTGGTCAGCGGTATCCAGAAGTGGTATGAGCCGGAAACCCTCGTGGGAACACAGGTGGCGGTGATCACCAACCTGAAGACCGCCAAGCTGGCCGGAATCGAGAGCCAGGGCATGATCCTGTCCGCACTGGATGACAACGGCAACCTGCGGCTGGTCAGCGTCGGCGAAGGCGTTGAGGACGGCGCCCTGATCGGATGA
- a CDS encoding ribosomal-processing cysteine protease Prp: protein MITAVLYREGENLTGCRLQGHSGWAEAGKDIVCAGASILTCSCVNTLEGEYGIAAQIREQNAEKGILDFDLPEMTEEENQKAQILMSMLRQGLKDLAETYPQNVSFSIKERRKQK from the coding sequence ATGATCACCGCAGTCCTGTACCGGGAAGGGGAGAACCTGACCGGCTGTAGACTTCAGGGTCACAGTGGCTGGGCAGAAGCCGGCAAGGATATTGTCTGTGCCGGTGCATCGATCCTGACATGTTCCTGTGTAAACACACTGGAAGGTGAATACGGTATCGCAGCACAGATCCGTGAGCAGAACGCCGAGAAGGGAATTCTCGATTTCGATCTTCCGGAGATGACGGAAGAGGAAAATCAAAAGGCGCAGATCCTCATGAGTATGCTCAGGCAGGGACTGAAAGATCTTGCGGAGACTTATCCGCAGAACGTGAGTTTTTCCATTAAAGAACGGAGGAAACAAAAATGA
- a CDS encoding phosphopentomutase — protein sequence MSRVFLTVLDAVGAGEAPDAADYGDVGTNTLGHVIASQNPQLPNMASLGLGKIPGTGYQYDGKIIGAYGRAMEKSKGKDTTSGHWEIAGVPVKTPFPTFPDGFPASFMEAYEKAIGHKCIGNKAASGTVILEELGEEHMKNHTPIVYTSADSVFQIACHEDIFSPEKLYEFCRIAREMLQGELGVGRVIARPFYGRPGHFTRSGRRRDFSMPPCGRTLMDVVKEAGMESIGVGKIEDIFAHQGLTKSDHAAGNPACIDSLIGFMKTDFNGLCFTNLVDTDSQYGHRNDPEGFAFALESFDRRLDEMMELLKPGDLMIITADHGCDPCFIQSTDHSREYVPIMAWTPGMEKAVDLGTRETFADIGATCVEWLGLEERFGAKSFADALKNK from the coding sequence ATGTGGGTACCAATACCCTGGGTCACGTGATCGCCTCACAGAACCCCCAGCTGCCGAATATGGCATCGCTGGGCCTCGGAAAGATCCCGGGGACAGGATATCAATATGATGGAAAGATCATCGGCGCCTACGGACGCGCCATGGAGAAGAGCAAGGGAAAGGATACCACTTCCGGTCACTGGGAGATCGCCGGTGTTCCTGTGAAGACGCCTTTCCCGACATTCCCGGACGGCTTCCCGGCTTCCTTTATGGAGGCTTATGAGAAGGCCATCGGGCATAAATGTATAGGCAACAAGGCAGCTTCGGGTACCGTGATCCTGGAGGAACTGGGCGAGGAGCATATGAAAAACCATACGCCCATCGTTTATACCAGCGCGGACAGCGTATTCCAGATCGCCTGCCATGAAGATATCTTCTCCCCGGAGAAGCTTTATGAGTTCTGCCGGATCGCGCGGGAGATGCTCCAGGGCGAACTCGGCGTCGGCCGGGTTATCGCGCGGCCTTTCTACGGACGGCCCGGGCACTTCACCCGTTCCGGCCGCCGACGGGACTTTTCCATGCCGCCCTGCGGACGCACCCTGATGGATGTGGTCAAGGAAGCGGGTATGGAGAGCATCGGGGTAGGCAAGATCGAGGATATCTTTGCCCACCAGGGCCTGACGAAAAGCGACCACGCGGCGGGCAACCCTGCCTGTATCGACTCGCTGATCGGCTTTATGAAAACGGATTTTAACGGCCTTTGCTTCACCAACCTGGTGGATACAGATTCCCAGTACGGGCACCGGAATGATCCGGAAGGCTTTGCCTTTGCCCTGGAATCCTTTGACAGGCGGCTGGATGAGATGATGGAGCTGCTGAAGCCGGGTGACCTGATGATCATCACGGCGGACCACGGCTGCGATCCCTGCTTTATCCAGTCCACCGACCACTCCAGGGAATATGTTCCGATCATGGCGTGGACACCCGGCATGGAGAAAGCTGTTGACCTGGGTACCCGGGAAACCTTCGCGGATATCGGCGCGACCTGCGTGGAGTGGCTGGGCCTGGAAGAACGCTTCGGCGCGAAGTCCTTCGCGGACGCGCTGAAAAACAAATAA
- a CDS encoding phosphodiester glycosidase family protein, giving the protein MNKLKVLIPVLLVLLLLAVFPAAAEEAENLTANLKVKVADQPGKIKAITDGKYTTFWESSSRKEPWVVISSDKPIYGLYLCFQKMPDTYVIQKESGDGWVTVAEGGTPRYHHAFFELDGLKKVRILSTMEKKNVMGFNEIFAFGKGEVPDWVQRWEEPAGSSDILFLATHPDDDVLFLGSAITWYASEQKKNVTVAYLTYSNTTRRSEALNGLWAMGVRTYPEFGPFSDKYSNPSKIARAYKDMGGEDKVLSWVTDLYRKYRPEVVVTQDVDGEYGHPQHKMLVDAAIKCWDKAADSTAYPESGSLFGPWEVKKLYIHLYGDEAGATAFNFDTPMESMGGKTANEVSEEAFSLHVTQAGKGHKFNGKQVVFSVAEYGVRRYPNNRFGLYASRVGEDTLHNDFLEHIETAAKPAVTEAPAEEEEEDPAEEELPEEEDEEEVVEEIVEEEEPSTLEPEIEETELIEEEPDAETGDEPETAEEETETARPSGNGTAAPAAPDWADVKLNARGYVDEGEYILEDEENGHWMYVSPTLRIQIERNYLKFNKVRKSDPEQAFYCFVTHIWCDYEAGELPHTVYSNPDKPRTGAKFIKEIAREQKAVLAFSTDYYTYRAGRAKSDKSSHVGIVIRNGEILYDDPQIKERTMPNYETLALYSDGHVESHASRDMGANEYIANGATDVYTFGPCLVRDGAFTDYIANANRVNNPRHAFGMVEPGHYVDVLCEGRVGKKNGMERSTGVMMENLAQIMLDEGCSIAVNLDGGQTAVVAFMGKQLNRVVKSDPSGRPEVEVLAFGTSEKVGTDEK; this is encoded by the coding sequence ATGAACAAACTGAAAGTCCTGATTCCGGTTCTCCTGGTCCTCCTGCTGCTGGCTGTCTTTCCGGCCGCGGCTGAGGAGGCGGAAAACCTGACCGCGAACCTGAAGGTGAAGGTGGCGGACCAGCCCGGCAAGATCAAGGCGATTACAGACGGAAAATACACAACATTCTGGGAAAGCAGCAGCCGGAAGGAGCCCTGGGTGGTCATCTCTTCCGATAAGCCGATCTACGGCCTGTACCTGTGCTTCCAGAAAATGCCGGACACCTACGTGATCCAGAAGGAAAGCGGAGACGGATGGGTGACTGTGGCTGAGGGCGGAACGCCCCGCTACCACCACGCGTTTTTCGAACTGGACGGACTGAAGAAGGTCAGGATCCTCTCTACCATGGAAAAGAAGAACGTCATGGGCTTCAACGAGATCTTTGCCTTCGGCAAGGGCGAAGTGCCTGACTGGGTGCAGCGGTGGGAGGAACCTGCCGGTTCATCGGATATCCTGTTCCTGGCGACCCATCCGGATGATGACGTCCTTTTCCTGGGCAGCGCCATTACCTGGTATGCTTCGGAGCAGAAAAAGAATGTGACGGTCGCTTACCTGACCTATTCCAATACCACCCGCCGGAGCGAGGCACTGAACGGCCTGTGGGCCATGGGCGTCCGGACCTATCCGGAATTCGGACCCTTCAGCGACAAGTACAGCAACCCCTCCAAAATCGCCCGGGCCTATAAGGACATGGGCGGGGAGGACAAGGTGCTCAGCTGGGTGACGGACCTGTACCGGAAATACCGGCCTGAGGTTGTGGTAACCCAGGACGTTGACGGGGAATACGGCCATCCGCAGCACAAGATGCTGGTGGACGCGGCGATCAAATGCTGGGATAAGGCAGCGGACAGCACGGCCTATCCGGAATCCGGATCCCTGTTCGGACCGTGGGAAGTGAAAAAACTCTATATCCACCTGTATGGGGACGAGGCCGGTGCCACCGCCTTCAACTTTGACACACCCATGGAATCCATGGGAGGAAAGACCGCCAACGAGGTGTCGGAGGAAGCGTTTTCCCTCCATGTGACCCAGGCGGGTAAAGGACATAAGTTCAACGGAAAACAGGTGGTGTTTTCCGTGGCTGAATACGGCGTCCGCCGTTATCCGAACAACCGGTTCGGCCTCTATGCCAGCCGGGTGGGCGAGGATACCCTCCATAACGATTTCCTGGAGCATATCGAAACCGCCGCGAAACCGGCGGTAACGGAAGCGCCCGCGGAAGAAGAGGAAGAAGATCCCGCTGAGGAGGAACTTCCGGAGGAAGAGGACGAAGAGGAAGTCGTAGAGGAAATCGTGGAGGAGGAAGAACCTTCCACGCTGGAACCGGAGATAGAGGAAACCGAACTCATCGAAGAAGAACCGGATGCGGAAACCGGGGATGAACCGGAAACCGCGGAAGAGGAAACCGAAACGGCCCGGCCTTCCGGAAACGGAACAGCCGCGCCTGCCGCTCCGGACTGGGCGGACGTGAAGCTGAATGCCCGGGGCTATGTGGACGAGGGAGAATACATCCTGGAGGACGAGGAGAACGGCCACTGGATGTATGTATCCCCGACGCTGCGGATCCAGATCGAACGGAATTACCTGAAATTCAACAAAGTCAGGAAGTCCGATCCGGAGCAGGCGTTCTACTGCTTTGTGACCCATATCTGGTGCGACTATGAGGCGGGCGAGCTGCCCCATACCGTGTATTCCAATCCGGACAAGCCCCGCACAGGCGCGAAGTTTATCAAGGAGATCGCCCGGGAGCAGAAGGCGGTGCTGGCCTTCAGCACGGACTATTACACCTACCGGGCCGGCCGGGCCAAATCGGACAAGAGCAGCCACGTGGGCATTGTGATCCGGAACGGGGAGATCCTGTATGATGATCCCCAGATCAAGGAACGGACCATGCCGAACTATGAGACCCTGGCGCTGTACAGCGACGGGCATGTGGAAAGCCATGCCTCCCGGGACATGGGCGCGAATGAATACATCGCGAACGGCGCGACAGACGTTTACACCTTCGGTCCCTGCCTGGTCCGGGACGGAGCGTTTACCGATTATATCGCCAACGCGAACCGGGTGAACAATCCCCGCCACGCGTTTGGTATGGTGGAACCCGGTCACTATGTGGACGTGCTCTGCGAAGGCCGGGTCGGGAAGAAGAACGGCATGGAACGGTCCACCGGTGTTATGATGGAGAACCTGGCCCAGATCATGCTGGATGAGGGCTGCTCCATCGCGGTGAACCTGGACGGCGGGCAGACGGCAGTTGTCGCCTTCATGGGCAAACAGCTGAACCGCGTCGTGAAATCCGATCCTTCCGGACGGCCGGAGGTGGAAGTGCTCGCCTTCGGTACTTCCGAAAAGGTTGGAACGGATGAAAAATAA
- the rplU gene encoding 50S ribosomal protein L21, whose translation MYAIIAAGGRQYRVSQGDVIYIDKVNQEADSKISFDVLMIGGEDDVKVGNPTIEGAKVEGKVIAQVKGEKITVYKYKSKKDTKRKIGHRQPYTKVEITAINA comes from the coding sequence ATGTACGCTATTATTGCAGCGGGCGGCAGACAATACCGTGTATCCCAGGGCGATGTGATTTACATCGACAAAGTGAACCAGGAAGCTGATTCCAAGATTTCCTTCGATGTGCTGATGATCGGCGGCGAAGACGACGTGAAAGTCGGCAATCCCACCATTGAAGGCGCTAAGGTCGAGGGCAAGGTCATTGCTCAGGTGAAGGGTGAAAAGATCACCGTTTACAAGTACAAGAGCAAGAAAGACACCAAGAGAAAGATCGGCCATCGTCAGCCCTACACCAAGGTGGAGATCACCGCGATCAACGCGTAA
- the rpmA gene encoding 50S ribosomal protein L27: protein MMKLNLQFFAHKKGMGSTRNGRDSESKRLGPKRADGQLALAGNILVRQRGTHIHPGHNVGIGKDDTLFAKTTGIVRFERLGKDRKQVSVYPVETAAEAQ, encoded by the coding sequence ATGATGAAGCTTAATCTTCAGTTTTTCGCTCATAAAAAAGGTATGGGCTCCACCCGTAACGGCCGCGACAGCGAATCCAAGCGTCTTGGACCGAAGCGTGCCGACGGACAGCTGGCTCTGGCCGGCAACATCCTCGTGCGTCAGCGCGGGACCCACATCCATCCCGGCCACAATGTAGGCATCGGCAAGGATGATACCCTGTTCGCCAAGACCACCGGTATCGTTCGTTTCGAGCGCCTGGGCAAGGACCGCAAGCAGGTCTCCGTATATCCTGTTGAGACCGCGGCCGAAGCTCAGTAA